In Actinoplanes sp. NBC_00393, a single genomic region encodes these proteins:
- a CDS encoding response regulator transcription factor, which yields MSDHDIRLLIADDHPVVRDGLSSMFASAPGFTVVGEAADGAEAVRMAAALHPDVILMDLRMPGTDGLTAITELARTGNPAHVLVLTTYDNDANVLPAIEAGATGYLLKDSPREDLLRGVRAAARGESVLSPSVAVRLVNRVRTPAPQLLSQRELEVLELVAAGNTNREAAARLFITEATVKSHLLNIYAKLGVSDRAAAVAEGYNRRLLIPDSR from the coding sequence ATGAGCGACCACGACATCCGGCTGCTGATCGCCGACGACCACCCGGTCGTGCGGGACGGGCTGAGCAGCATGTTCGCTTCAGCGCCCGGGTTCACGGTGGTCGGCGAGGCAGCCGACGGCGCCGAGGCGGTGCGGATGGCCGCCGCGCTGCACCCCGACGTGATCCTGATGGACCTGCGGATGCCCGGCACCGATGGGCTGACCGCGATCACCGAGCTGGCCCGCACCGGCAACCCGGCCCACGTGCTGGTGCTGACCACCTACGACAACGACGCGAACGTGCTGCCCGCGATCGAGGCCGGCGCCACCGGATACCTGCTGAAGGACTCGCCCCGTGAGGACCTGCTGCGCGGGGTGCGCGCGGCCGCGCGAGGCGAGTCCGTGCTGTCGCCGTCGGTCGCCGTGCGGCTGGTCAACCGGGTCCGCACCCCCGCGCCGCAGCTGCTCAGCCAGCGCGAACTCGAGGTCCTCGAACTGGTGGCGGCCGGCAACACCAACCGGGAGGCGGCGGCCCGGCTGTTCATCACCGAGGCGACGGTCAAGAGCCACCTGCTCAACATCTACGCCAAGCTGGGCGTCAGCGACCGGGCCGCCGCCGTGGCCGAGGGCTACAACCGGCGCCTGCTCATCCCCGACTCACGCTGA
- a CDS encoding pyridoxamine 5'-phosphate oxidase family protein has product MTAQAIPRRGRGVQPADGTGPLPVADWDEVCAVLRRGEVGPFWLSIVRDDDSSPHVRPVFAAWGGSSFFIASKSSAAKTRHLNRHPHATISVDLGKVHLTVEGAVTRVTGADRLGLASKAMQEVFSWPTVVAGDELDADYGAPTSGGPPYQVYELVPVRAYAFPTADQVQPTRWIFD; this is encoded by the coding sequence ATGACCGCCCAGGCCATCCCGCGCCGGGGCCGCGGGGTTCAGCCGGCGGACGGGACGGGCCCGCTGCCGGTCGCCGACTGGGACGAGGTGTGCGCGGTCCTGCGCCGCGGTGAGGTGGGCCCGTTCTGGCTCAGCATCGTCCGCGACGACGACAGCAGCCCGCATGTGCGGCCGGTCTTCGCCGCCTGGGGCGGGTCGTCGTTCTTCATCGCCTCGAAGAGTTCGGCCGCGAAGACGCGTCACCTCAACCGCCACCCGCACGCCACGATCAGCGTCGACCTGGGCAAGGTGCACCTGACCGTCGAGGGCGCGGTCACCCGGGTCACCGGCGCCGACCGGCTCGGGCTTGCTTCGAAGGCCATGCAGGAGGTGTTCAGCTGGCCCACCGTGGTGGCCGGCGACGAGCTCGACGCCGACTACGGCGCCCCGACCTCGGGCGGGCCGCCGTATCAGGTCTACGAGCTGGTGCCGGTACGGGCGTACGCGTTCCCCACCGCCGACCAGGTCCAACCGACGCGATGGATCTTCGACTGA
- a CDS encoding serine hydrolase domain-containing protein, whose translation MRRRTLLAGAGAVGASALIPPGPASAGLSGLTELRRAMAARVARGEMTGIVYLVAHRGRVHVETIGAATLDGATPMRRSTPFRLASLTKPVVAAAAMMLVEDGKLALDEPVDRLLPELAGRRVLTRIDGPLDQTVPARRAITVEDLLTFRMGHGIIFEPSFQPPYPIITAAAGLQLAMDQPDPRTPLSPDEWIRRFGTLPLMYQPGDRWQYNTGALVLGVLLARAAGRPLEDFLRTRLFRPLGMRHTGFSLPRSQAARLPDLYAANPQTGELELAPGSPREDWTRPPAFPSAAAGLASTLDDYHAFGRFLLNRGVHRGRRLLSAASVRLLTTNHLTPQQIADTGQFPLAGMGWGYGMAVSVTPDEISAPGRYGWDGGYGTTWFNDPHRDLTAIALTQSFDFLFNGASVEFQRLAAGVAR comes from the coding sequence ATGCGAAGGCGAACACTGTTGGCAGGTGCCGGCGCGGTGGGTGCGTCGGCGTTGATTCCTCCGGGCCCGGCGTCGGCCGGGCTGTCCGGGCTCACCGAGCTGCGCCGGGCGATGGCGGCCCGCGTCGCGCGGGGTGAGATGACCGGCATCGTCTACCTCGTCGCGCACCGCGGCCGCGTGCACGTCGAGACGATCGGGGCGGCCACGCTGGACGGGGCCACGCCGATGCGGCGCAGCACGCCGTTCCGGCTGGCGTCGCTGACCAAGCCGGTTGTCGCGGCCGCCGCGATGATGCTGGTCGAGGACGGGAAGCTGGCGCTGGACGAGCCGGTCGACCGGCTGCTGCCCGAGCTGGCCGGGCGGCGGGTGCTGACCCGCATCGACGGGCCGCTCGACCAGACGGTGCCGGCGCGGCGCGCGATCACGGTCGAGGACCTGCTGACCTTCCGGATGGGGCACGGCATCATCTTCGAGCCGAGCTTCCAGCCGCCGTACCCGATCATCACCGCGGCCGCCGGTCTGCAGTTGGCGATGGATCAGCCGGATCCGCGTACGCCGCTGAGCCCGGACGAGTGGATCCGGCGCTTCGGCACCCTGCCCTTGATGTACCAGCCCGGCGATCGCTGGCAGTACAACACCGGGGCGCTGGTGCTCGGGGTGCTGCTGGCCAGGGCAGCCGGCCGGCCGTTGGAGGACTTCCTGCGTACCCGGCTGTTCCGGCCGCTCGGCATGCGGCACACCGGTTTCTCGCTGCCGCGGTCGCAGGCCGCGCGGCTGCCCGACCTGTACGCCGCGAACCCGCAGACCGGCGAGCTGGAACTGGCCCCCGGCTCGCCGCGGGAGGATTGGACCCGGCCGCCGGCCTTCCCGTCCGCGGCCGCGGGGCTGGCGTCGACTCTCGACGACTACCACGCGTTCGGCCGGTTCCTGCTCAACCGGGGTGTGCACCGTGGCCGGCGCCTGCTGTCCGCGGCGTCGGTCCGGCTGCTGACGACCAACCACCTGACCCCGCAGCAGATCGCGGACACCGGCCAGTTCCCGCTGGCCGGCATGGGCTGGGGCTACGGCATGGCGGTCAGTGTCACCCCGGACGAGATCTCCGCGCCCGGCCGCTACGGCTGGGACGGCGGCTACGGCACGACGTGGTTCAACGACCCGCACCGCGATCTCACCGCGATCGCGCTGACGCAGTCGTTCGACTTCCTGTTCAACGGGGCGTCCGTGGAGTTCCAGCGGCTGGCGGCGGGGGTGGCGCGATGA
- a CDS encoding DUF6082 family protein gives MRFLEQIRRQRLAAVAASGILAAMLLAPTLLLLVVDGWGPRLSALAAAYQVVAAVAAAGALVVVALALSAQGKQAEAAQRTAIRASQIEILSIAMNDPATYLVCFGLSDNPENRTRFKRQAYTTMLLRRTLDLYRMRCMEEKTIRAEILRPLFSTGFGLQYWEQNRTL, from the coding sequence ATGAGGTTCCTTGAACAGATCCGGCGACAACGCCTTGCCGCAGTCGCGGCGAGCGGCATCCTCGCAGCGATGTTGTTGGCGCCCACGCTGCTTCTCTTGGTCGTCGACGGATGGGGCCCAAGACTTTCCGCACTGGCGGCCGCTTATCAGGTAGTGGCAGCGGTTGCCGCCGCAGGAGCGCTCGTGGTGGTGGCACTCGCCCTCTCGGCCCAGGGAAAACAGGCGGAGGCGGCGCAGCGTACCGCTATCCGCGCGAGCCAAATCGAGATTCTCTCGATCGCAATGAACGACCCCGCGACCTATCTTGTCTGCTTCGGCCTGAGCGACAATCCTGAGAACCGCACCCGCTTCAAGCGGCAGGCATACACGACGATGCTCCTGCGCCGGACGTTGGACCTGTATCGCATGAGGTGTATGGAAGAGAAGACCATCCGGGCGGAAATCCTGAGACCGCTGTTCTCCACCGGGTTCGGGCTGCAGTACTGGGAGCAGAATCGGACGCTCTGA
- a CDS encoding caspase, EACC1-associated type, producing the protein MNRPTLHDSRAVLVGAWTYRDPRLPEVPAARNSLTQMHELLTSDICGWPASNVLTVSDPAVLGDLPDQLVQRFGEATEVALFYFVGHGQLDESLQLCLCLGRSVTSNYRLRATSLMYDSVRHALLSSPARIKIVILDCCYSGMAASPHTLSGSTDLAELAVANGVYIMAASGPHGVAYAETPGDDPQPMTYFTRNFVEVLHEGISGQPEYLRLSPIFQEVRARLLGATKPEPTRRATNTADDFVFARNLVAPTLQRDPEAENAQLRDQLSALRAELDSARQERQQLTDQLTSMLGRLGAPPQQTEKVADELRKADSKVQAAEKQVRQLKRVVDLPESLPSGAPASLGISRATWRSAATLVLAGVLSFPALPLVEGLHQMGGTTPAVTYSGINTLAAEVMFAFGPTEAGVTHEADVADIAVKDGATTGASRQLWFSSPAVRVDAVVDRPTDCATSMAGASKGMKGYYLAVGEDRMRVCVRPRIGGYALVLVNPVDVTVDGGSFGLTYDYVP; encoded by the coding sequence ATGAACCGGCCGACCCTTCACGACTCGCGTGCCGTACTCGTCGGCGCCTGGACCTATCGGGACCCTAGGCTCCCCGAGGTGCCGGCGGCCCGCAACAGCCTGACGCAGATGCACGAGCTGTTGACCAGCGACATCTGCGGATGGCCGGCGAGCAACGTGCTGACCGTGTCGGATCCGGCTGTCCTGGGAGATCTGCCCGACCAACTGGTGCAGCGTTTCGGCGAGGCGACCGAGGTTGCCCTCTTCTACTTCGTCGGGCACGGCCAGCTCGATGAGAGTCTCCAACTGTGCCTGTGTCTGGGCCGATCCGTGACCTCCAACTACCGGCTTCGGGCGACCAGCCTGATGTACGACTCGGTGCGCCACGCCCTTCTCAGCTCCCCGGCCCGGATCAAGATCGTGATCCTGGACTGCTGCTACTCCGGGATGGCCGCCAGCCCGCACACCCTTTCCGGATCGACCGACCTGGCGGAACTCGCCGTCGCCAACGGCGTCTACATCATGGCGGCCAGCGGTCCGCACGGCGTGGCCTACGCCGAGACGCCCGGCGACGATCCGCAACCGATGACCTACTTCACCCGCAACTTCGTCGAGGTGCTGCACGAGGGGATCTCCGGACAGCCCGAATACCTGCGGCTCAGCCCGATCTTTCAGGAGGTCCGCGCCCGCCTGCTCGGCGCGACCAAGCCGGAGCCGACCAGACGAGCCACGAACACCGCCGACGACTTCGTCTTCGCCCGCAACCTCGTGGCGCCCACCCTGCAGCGGGACCCGGAGGCGGAGAACGCACAGCTTCGCGACCAGCTTTCCGCGCTGCGGGCCGAACTGGACAGCGCCCGGCAGGAACGTCAGCAGCTGACCGACCAGTTGACCTCCATGCTGGGGCGGCTCGGCGCACCACCGCAGCAGACGGAGAAGGTCGCGGACGAGCTGCGCAAAGCCGATTCCAAGGTGCAGGCAGCGGAGAAGCAGGTACGTCAGCTGAAGCGTGTGGTCGATCTGCCGGAATCCCTACCATCGGGAGCTCCGGCGTCGCTCGGCATCAGCCGGGCGACCTGGCGCAGCGCGGCCACCCTGGTGCTGGCCGGTGTGCTGAGTTTTCCCGCGCTTCCCCTCGTCGAGGGATTGCATCAGATGGGCGGCACTACACCGGCGGTCACTTACTCCGGGATCAACACCCTCGCGGCGGAGGTCATGTTCGCGTTCGGGCCGACCGAGGCCGGGGTCACTCATGAAGCGGACGTGGCCGACATCGCCGTGAAGGACGGGGCTACCACCGGTGCCTCCCGCCAGCTCTGGTTCTCCTCACCCGCCGTCCGGGTCGATGCGGTCGTGGACCGTCCCACGGACTGCGCGACGTCGATGGCCGGGGCCAGCAAGGGGATGAAGGGCTACTACCTGGCCGTCGGCGAGGACCGCATGCGGGTCTGTGTGCGCCCACGGATCGGCGGCTACGCCCTCGTCCTGGTGAACCCAGTGGACGTGACCGTCGACGGGGGTTCCTTCGGCCTCACCTACGACTACGTCCCTTGA
- the arfA gene encoding arabinosylfuranosidase ArfA, with amino-acid sequence MQRAALSLDPRVTVAEVDPRLFGSFVEHMGRCVYTGIYEPGHPAADDAGFRRDVAGLVRELGVPILRYPGGNFVSGYTWEDGIGPRSSRPRRLDLAWRSIETNQVGVDDFLRWAREVGSEPMMAVNLGTRGVDAARNLLEYCNHPSGTAWSDRRRANGSADPYGVRVWCLGNEMDGPWQIGHKTATEYGRLAAETTKAMRRVDPTVELAACGSSNRRMPTFGAWEAEVLTQTYAQVDYISLHTYYEQFGDDRDSFLASAVDLDRFIEAVVATCDHVRAVGGHTKRINLAVDEWNVWYQSRFPGEDNLDWAEAPRLIEDTYSVADAVVVGNLLISLLRHADRVKIGCLAQLVNVIAPIRCEPGGPAWRQTIFHPFALTSRHGRGTVLHTDLQAPAYETTLYGTVPVADAVAVHDGSAITVFAVNRDQRQDLVLDLDLRACPDLVAGSHVALADADPDAVNTADAPDRVVPHEVGAVTVEDGRSRVTLPALSWNMIRLLTR; translated from the coding sequence ATGCAGCGTGCAGCCCTGAGCCTCGATCCCCGGGTGACCGTCGCCGAGGTTGATCCGCGGCTGTTCGGCTCGTTCGTCGAGCACATGGGCCGCTGCGTCTACACCGGCATCTACGAGCCCGGCCACCCGGCGGCCGACGATGCCGGGTTCCGCCGCGACGTCGCCGGCCTGGTGCGTGAGCTGGGCGTGCCGATCCTGCGGTATCCGGGTGGCAACTTCGTCTCCGGCTACACCTGGGAGGACGGCATCGGGCCGCGCTCGTCGCGGCCGCGGCGGCTGGATCTCGCGTGGCGTTCGATCGAGACCAACCAGGTCGGTGTCGACGACTTCCTGCGCTGGGCGCGCGAGGTCGGCAGCGAGCCGATGATGGCGGTCAACCTCGGCACCCGCGGCGTCGACGCGGCCCGCAACCTGCTCGAATACTGCAACCATCCGTCCGGCACGGCCTGGTCCGACCGGCGCCGGGCCAATGGATCAGCAGATCCGTACGGGGTACGCGTCTGGTGCCTGGGCAACGAGATGGACGGGCCGTGGCAGATCGGCCACAAGACCGCCACCGAGTACGGCCGGCTCGCCGCGGAGACCACCAAAGCGATGCGCCGGGTCGATCCCACCGTCGAACTCGCCGCCTGCGGCAGCTCGAACCGGCGCATGCCGACGTTCGGCGCGTGGGAGGCCGAGGTGCTGACCCAGACGTACGCCCAGGTCGACTACATCTCCCTGCACACGTACTACGAGCAGTTCGGCGACGACCGGGACAGCTTCCTGGCCAGCGCCGTCGACCTGGACCGTTTCATCGAGGCCGTGGTGGCCACCTGCGACCACGTCCGCGCCGTCGGCGGCCACACCAAGCGGATCAACCTGGCCGTCGACGAGTGGAACGTCTGGTACCAGAGCCGCTTCCCCGGCGAGGACAATCTGGACTGGGCCGAGGCGCCCCGCCTGATCGAGGACACGTACTCGGTCGCCGACGCCGTCGTGGTCGGCAACCTGCTGATCTCCCTGCTCCGGCACGCCGACCGGGTCAAGATCGGCTGCCTGGCCCAGCTGGTCAACGTGATCGCCCCGATCCGCTGCGAACCGGGCGGCCCCGCCTGGCGGCAGACCATCTTCCATCCTTTCGCGCTCACCTCCCGGCACGGCCGCGGCACGGTGCTGCACACCGACCTTCAAGCGCCGGCGTACGAGACAACGCTGTACGGAACCGTCCCGGTGGCCGACGCCGTCGCCGTCCACGACGGCTCGGCCATAACGGTGTTCGCCGTCAACCGCGACCAGCGGCAGGACCTTGTCCTCGACCTCGACCTGCGCGCCTGCCCCGACCTGGTGGCCGGCTCGCATGTGGCGCTCGCCGACGCCGACCCGGACGCGGTCAACACGGCCGATGCTCCGGACCGCGTGGTCCCCCACGAGGTCGGCGCCGTGACCGTCGAGGACGGCCGCAGCAGGGTCACGCTCCCCGCCCTCTCCTGGAACATGATCCGCCTGCTCACCCGTTAG
- a CDS encoding carbohydrate ABC transporter permease: protein MTTITAPTVTRESVDRRIKLFNATCAGVLIAFAVIWLVPIAWAVDTSIKPNSETTNPTWAIQDPTLESYRTLLSQGSIWNWYASSFITSTLTAAATVLTGSMAAFALSRMRFRFRWLIFWFVLIGIMIPQQALIVAQFREFAALQLLNTYWAVVLPQVPAAIAVFIFKQFFDGVPRDLDEAARVDGAGFFRTYWRVVMPLSRPVVAAVAIFTFVWSWNNLLWPLLVMTNPKLMTIPVGLATVQGTYGIRYADTMASAILGALPLVLLFLFFQRRIVEGIAGTGLKG, encoded by the coding sequence ATGACGACGATCACCGCGCCCACTGTCACCCGCGAGTCCGTCGACCGGCGGATCAAGCTGTTCAACGCCACCTGCGCGGGAGTGCTCATCGCCTTCGCCGTGATCTGGCTGGTGCCGATCGCCTGGGCGGTGGACACCTCGATCAAACCGAACTCGGAGACCACGAACCCGACCTGGGCGATCCAGGACCCGACGCTGGAGTCCTATCGCACGCTGTTGAGCCAGGGTTCGATCTGGAACTGGTACGCCTCCAGCTTCATCACCTCCACCCTGACCGCGGCGGCGACGGTGCTGACCGGCAGCATGGCCGCGTTCGCGCTGTCCCGGATGCGGTTCCGGTTCCGGTGGCTGATCTTCTGGTTCGTCCTGATCGGCATCATGATCCCGCAGCAGGCGCTGATCGTGGCGCAGTTCCGGGAGTTCGCGGCGCTGCAGCTGCTGAACACGTACTGGGCGGTGGTCCTGCCGCAGGTGCCGGCGGCCATCGCGGTCTTCATCTTCAAACAGTTCTTCGACGGGGTGCCCCGCGACCTCGACGAGGCGGCCCGGGTGGACGGGGCCGGCTTCTTCCGTACCTATTGGCGGGTCGTCATGCCCTTGAGCCGTCCGGTGGTCGCCGCGGTGGCGATCTTCACCTTCGTCTGGAGCTGGAACAACCTGCTCTGGCCGCTGCTGGTGATGACCAACCCGAAGCTGATGACCATCCCGGTCGGGCTGGCCACCGTGCAGGGCACCTACGGCATCCGGTACGCGGACACGATGGCCTCGGCCATCCTCGGTGCGCTTCCGCTCGTACTCCTCTTCCTGTTCTTCCAGCGCCGCATCGTCGAAGGCATCGCCGGAACCGGTCTGAAAGGCTGA
- a CDS encoding carbohydrate ABC transporter permease has translation MTVTTAPDRPVTGETPLPPDTAESPGHTRPALLMMAPFLVLYLLFVIGPTLYMFLMSLFDTSLVRPGLGSFAGLRNYTEALGDAAFWASMWHTLWFTILTTPPLVILAFLLALMADRVRRGRWFFRLAFFLPYILPSAVVALIWMWMYTPELGLLSRMVTALGFAEPSWLGDPDLAMWSLALTTVWWTLGFNFVLYLAGLQDIPRELYEAASMDGAGPVQQVRRITVPMLSRTTSLVVVLQVIASLKVFDQMYIMTSGGPNFSTRPALEYIYDVSFTDFRVGYASAVSTLFFLLILAVSTVWVVLTRRQEERL, from the coding sequence ATGACCGTGACCACCGCACCGGACCGCCCGGTGACCGGGGAGACACCGCTACCGCCGGACACTGCGGAAAGCCCCGGCCACACCCGGCCCGCACTGCTGATGATGGCGCCGTTCCTGGTGCTCTACCTGCTGTTCGTCATCGGCCCGACGCTCTACATGTTCCTGATGAGCCTGTTCGACACCAGCCTGGTCCGGCCGGGCCTGGGCAGCTTCGCCGGCCTGCGCAACTACACCGAGGCCCTCGGCGACGCCGCGTTCTGGGCGTCGATGTGGCACACCCTGTGGTTCACCATCCTCACCACCCCACCGCTGGTGATCCTGGCGTTCCTGCTCGCGCTGATGGCCGACCGGGTGCGCCGCGGCCGCTGGTTCTTCCGGCTGGCGTTCTTCCTGCCGTACATCCTGCCGTCCGCGGTCGTCGCCCTGATCTGGATGTGGATGTACACCCCGGAACTCGGCCTGCTCAGCCGGATGGTGACCGCCCTGGGCTTCGCCGAGCCCAGCTGGCTCGGCGACCCGGACCTGGCGATGTGGTCCCTCGCCCTGACCACCGTCTGGTGGACGCTCGGCTTCAACTTCGTGCTCTACCTGGCCGGCCTGCAGGACATCCCCCGCGAGCTGTACGAGGCGGCGTCGATGGACGGCGCCGGGCCGGTCCAGCAGGTGCGCCGGATCACCGTACCCATGCTCAGCCGCACCACCTCACTGGTCGTGGTGCTGCAGGTGATCGCCTCGCTCAAGGTGTTCGACCAGATGTACATCATGACCAGCGGCGGGCCGAACTTCAGCACCCGGCCGGCGCTCGAGTACATCTACGACGTCAGCTTCACCGACTTCCGCGTGGGCTACGCCTCCGCGGTCTCGACGCTGTTCTTCCTTCTCATACTGGCCGTCTCCACGGTGTGGGTGGTGCTCACCCGGCGGCAGGAAGAGAGGCTGTGA
- a CDS encoding extracellular solute-binding protein — MDRRTLLRGMLAGAGAAGLAGCSSPVVAGLANTPLDQGTVEYWDLFGGGDGVRMQQMVANYRAANPGTPVQAVTLAWGNPYYTKLSLATVGAKPPNVAVSHLTRMLTLQRGNLLQELRPEDLARHGMAPEMFNKRAWEAGLVDGRAYAIPLDTHPIVLFYNTDICGEAGLLDAGGALKPIEGPDALADAFAKAQQVTGQFGATHGIDADPATCWRLFHTLYGQLGGEVIADDGTRVVLDDAKALQVLEYLRSLTVERRLMPGSIDYQGAIALFAAGASGFHINGEWEISTFQTAKMPFGMTLVPNVFGGTYVVHADSHTLVLPRRDDQTPGQLDLSLGFVKALLDQSMNWAEGGHVPTWLPVADSEAYRKLTPQSNYAAAADAAVYDPPAWYTGSGSNFENVMGSAVGAVEGGQLTPQAAIEQLRSRLSALAALPSPV; from the coding sequence ATGGATCGCCGTACTCTGCTACGTGGCATGCTGGCCGGCGCCGGGGCCGCCGGTCTGGCCGGATGCTCGTCACCGGTCGTGGCCGGGCTGGCGAACACCCCGCTGGACCAGGGCACCGTCGAGTACTGGGACCTGTTCGGCGGTGGTGACGGCGTACGCATGCAGCAGATGGTCGCCAACTACCGGGCGGCGAACCCGGGCACCCCGGTGCAGGCGGTCACGCTGGCCTGGGGCAACCCGTACTACACGAAGTTGTCACTGGCCACGGTCGGCGCGAAGCCGCCGAACGTCGCCGTGTCGCACCTGACCCGGATGCTCACCCTGCAGCGCGGCAACCTGCTGCAGGAACTGCGCCCCGAGGACCTGGCCCGGCACGGCATGGCGCCGGAGATGTTCAACAAACGGGCGTGGGAGGCCGGTCTGGTCGACGGCCGGGCGTACGCCATCCCGCTCGACACCCATCCGATCGTGCTGTTCTACAACACCGACATCTGCGGCGAGGCCGGGCTGCTCGACGCCGGCGGCGCGCTGAAACCGATCGAGGGGCCGGACGCCCTGGCCGACGCCTTCGCCAAGGCGCAGCAGGTCACCGGCCAGTTCGGCGCCACCCACGGCATCGACGCCGACCCGGCCACCTGCTGGCGGCTGTTCCACACCCTGTACGGCCAGCTCGGCGGCGAGGTGATCGCCGACGACGGCACCCGGGTGGTGCTGGACGACGCCAAGGCGCTGCAGGTGCTGGAGTATCTGCGGTCGCTCACCGTGGAGCGGCGCCTGATGCCCGGCAGCATCGACTACCAGGGCGCGATCGCCCTGTTCGCGGCCGGCGCCTCCGGGTTCCACATCAACGGCGAATGGGAGATCAGCACCTTCCAGACCGCCAAGATGCCGTTCGGGATGACCCTGGTGCCGAACGTCTTCGGCGGCACGTACGTGGTGCACGCCGACTCGCACACCCTGGTGCTGCCCCGCCGCGACGACCAGACCCCCGGCCAGCTCGACCTGTCGCTCGGCTTCGTCAAGGCGCTGCTCGACCAGAGCATGAACTGGGCCGAGGGCGGGCACGTGCCGACCTGGCTGCCGGTCGCCGACAGCGAGGCCTACCGGAAGCTCACGCCGCAGTCGAACTACGCGGCCGCGGCCGACGCCGCCGTCTACGACCCGCCCGCCTGGTACACCGGGTCCGGCTCCAACTTCGAGAACGTCATGGGTTCGGCCGTCGGCGCCGTCGAAGGTGGCCAGCTCACCCCGCAGGCCGCGATCGAGCAGCTGCGGTCCCGTCTCAGCGCCCTCGCGGCCCTGCCCTCGCCGGTCTGA